Proteins from one Hoplias malabaricus isolate fHopMal1 chromosome 2, fHopMal1.hap1, whole genome shotgun sequence genomic window:
- the LOC136682959 gene encoding golgin subfamily A member 6-like protein 22, with product MERNEELREKDKEIQEKEKLLTNNTETLQMKDRMLQEKDSLLTETKEQLEQMSRELKEKQNIITERDTQLMERETQLQEKDTELENVRKLLREKESLLEDTVKEVDSCKNQLETQRKELQEKSSTLQKMKIQLEEQKTEMSEKDKQLEEKERIVSEIHTKLMERVQHVKEKDRHIMERNKLLQERTHRPSSAPVWSTYNKEWILTQLSGESPPESGGVSELRLVLLGRTGSGKSAVGNRLLGREERSRAGASTVRQHSESRQSQVAGRQVTVVETPDYFSPGFSLDELRQDVGLCVRLSAPGPHAFLLVIPVKQTSGEERDMLQKMEDMFGERCWRNTMILFTVSDEDQEKKIEEFVQSGNQEVQSLVEKCGNRFHCLNIKESGEGSQVSELLEKIEKMVEGNREKFYSSEIYLEIEAQIRAMETKIMKEMEKMRMKEEREIKEKHEKELQNFLRRIEGAVQEHEGEIKHLNNRTTDLERRTKEERDEEKRRGLERELERELERRTEMEEKVKRLKEKRERERCEIEERHRQEMEKIMESYEGEARAEADRKLMMILLPELQRDIFASKSRMQEEFSKQMEEKNLELEKLRENYSELRKTLASEAKAQPSRSSGGWMCCFLPQRT from the exons atggagagaaatgaagaactgagagaaaaagacaaagaaattcaagagaaagaaaaacttcTGACAAATAACACAGAGACACTTCAGATGAAGGACAGAATGCTGCAGGAGAAAGATTCACTTCTTACAGAAACTAAAGAACAATTAGAACAAATGAGCAGAGagctgaaagagaaacagaacattataacagaacgagacacacagctaatggagagagagacacagcttcaggagaaagacacagagctggagaatgtgaggaaactgctgagagagaaagagtctctactggaggacacagtgaaagaggtggacagctgtaaaaatcaactggagacacagagaaaggagcTGCAGGAAAAGAGCAGCACACTCCAGAAGATGAAGATCCAACTGgaagaacagaaaactgaaaTGAGTGAAAAAGACAAACAGCTTGAAGAGAAGGAGAGGATTGTAAGTGAGATACACACAAAGCTAATGGAGAGAGTGCAGCATgttaaagagaaagacagacatatAATGGAGAGAAACAAGCTGCTGCAGGAAAGAACACATCGTCCATCATCAGCTCCAGTCTGGAGTACATACAACAAGGAGTGGATTCTTACACAGT TGAGTGGAGAGTCTCCTCCAGAGTCTGGTGGTGTATCAGAGCTGAGGCTGGTTCTGCTGGGGAGGACTGGAAGTGGGAAGAGTGCCGTAGGAAACAGGCTCCTGGGCCGAGAGGAGAGGAGCAGGGCTGGAGCGTCTACAGTGAGGCAGCACAGTGAGAGCAGACAGAGCCAGGTGGCTGGGAGGCAGGTGACTGTGGTGGAAACTCCTGACTATTTCAGTCCTGGATTCTCTCTGGACGAGCTGAGACAGGACGTGGGACTCTGTGTCCGTCTGTCGGCCCCAGGACCCCACGCCTTCCTCCTAGTCATACCAGTGAAGCAGAcctcaggagaggagagagacatgcTGCAGAAAATGGAGGATATGTTTGGAGAGAGATGCTGGAGGAACACCATGATCCTCTTCACCGTCTCTGATGAAGACCAAGAGAAGAAGATTGAAGAGTTTGTCCAGTCAGGAAACCAGGAGGTCCAGAGCCTTGTGGAGAAATGTGGGAACAGGTTTCACTGTCTCAACATTAAGGAGAGTGGAGAGGGGTCTCAGgtctcagagctgctggagaagATCGAGAAGATGGTGGAAGGAAACAGAGAGAAGTTCTACAGCAGTGAGATCTACCTGGAGATAGAAGCTCAGATCAGAGCAATGGAGACAAAGATCAtgaaagaaatggaaaaaatgaggatgaaggaagagagagaaattaaagaaaaacatgaaaaagagCTGCAGAACTTTCTGAGAAGGATAGAGGGAGCAGTACAAGAGCACGAAGGAGAGATAAAACATCTTAACAACAGAACAACTGACCTAGAGAGAAGAACAAAAGAAGAGAGGGatgaagagaaaaggagaggatTGGAAcgagagctggagagagagttGGAGCGAAGGACAGAAATGGAAGAAAAGGTgaagagactgaaagagaagagagaaagagagagatgtgagatagaagagagacacagacaggagATGGAGAAGATCATGGAGTCGTATGAAGGAGAAGCCAGAGCTGAAGCAGACAGAAAGTTAATGATGATCCTGCTGCCTGAACTCCAGAGGGACATTTTTGCTTCAAAGTCAAGGATGCAGGAGGAGTTCAGCAAACAGATGGAGGAGAAGAACTTGGAGCTGGAGAAACTGAGAGAAAATTACTCAGAGCTTAGAAAGACTCTAGCTTCAGAAGCTAAAGCACAGCCCTCCCGGAGCAGTGGTGGATGGATGTGTTGTTTCTTGCCACAACGCACATGA